The genomic segment AAAGAATTTTGCCTCATAGATTCAACTCGAGttgttaatttatcatttttatcatttttaacgGGCACTCGTTCACCATTATAAGCCTCAAGTATTGCAGAGTTTCTAAGAAAGTCTGGATGGTTTGTGTTGATATAGGACAACTCCACCGCTAGATAGTTCCTAATCATATGCTTTGTTGGTTCCACACAAGAATGGAGAAAGTTTTTTATGACATCCAATATCTTCAACCTCATATTTACCAGGCGTGTCAGTTCTGGTATGTAGCATGAATCCACTAAGTTCAGCATTTCATCGTAAACTTGGTCTACACACTGCAATGAGGGGAGTTCTAGTAGTCTAATTTGCCTCTTTACAAGATTTTCAAATGCGATTTCGGGAACAAATAAAGCAGGACATGGACCAGTTGAATTTCTTATTGCTGCTCTAATTTCCAAATCATCAAGACCCGTTAAGGGTTCAAAGCTATTTATGGTCTTAAGAAAGCTATCATTGAAGATGAAGTATATACGGGCGCCTCCAAAAAGTTGGTTGGTTAAATGTTTAGGGGATATTTTACCCTGTATTGTATCTTTTAGTGTATGTGAGAACTTTGAGAAATAATGTAGTATGCATTCAGCTGGTTTATCCGATGAGAAATGAGTAAATCCGCCAAGAGTGAAAAGTTCTGCTTCTTTTTCCTGTATCGTAGCAATGATTTTGGTCTTGATAATTGGTAGTGAATCTCTTATGTACTGCAGTAAAATCTTATTTAGCAGTGAAgccaaatatttaataccACACTTACCTCCAAGATTACTATACACAGGATGAGTGCTGAAGAACTTCTGCTCATTGATTAGTGATAAAGATAAATCATCTGACTCTTCCCCTTTACATACAACGCCTACGAACCCCTTATCGAGCCTATAAACTTGACCCAGTAAAGCATCTAGTGCAGCTTTACCATCTTCTAGAGTATCACATTTTGTGATAACGCCAATAGTTCTGTTTCCATCGGGGTCTACCTCTCTGGCCAATTTAAGACTATCTGATGTCGCCAAGTCAGTATTCGCTGCAGAAAGTGCCagaattatacaattgggCTTTGAAATATACTCTAAAATCATTTCACGGATCTTGGTTTCGATATCATTTGACTGATCTCCTATAGGCACCTTTGTTATGCCAGGTAAATCGATGAGTGTAAGATCTACAACTTTAGgtgatgaaattttgagATAAATTGGAATAGGGGATACGTTTTTAGATTTCCCCGTAACCCTAATTGTCTCCTTTTTGATTTCTTCTCGAATGTtggaaaaattttcaaaaatctTGCCTCTACAATGGGCAAATTCGCCGAATTCCCTACCACTAGCATCATGTCTTAGTTGTAGTATTAGGGGTCGTTGGGTAACAATGCCGATGCCCTTTGGTAGGAATGATCTACCTACTAGGGCCTCCAAAACCGAGGATTTCCCAACAGATTGAGCACCCACAACTGCAATGTGCGGAAGATGGAGATCAATTTCGCCTAGCCAAGTGAGTGCTCCTTGCACACGTTGAGCAACAGTTATTATCTCGTCcatgtaatatattttatcacaatttttttatgtAAACCGGTAAAAACCATCAAAAAATGTAGATTATAACCTCATCAGAGTGGGTGAATGTCAGTGTGTAGGGTTGACTAGTGCTCCATACATAATCGCATTTATTTGCGAACGTTCGCTGTATAATGACTATTTCTGTGGATTACATATTTGTCCATTATTTGTGTCTAAAATTTTTCTATTTTGTTTAGAATGTGTTTGTTTTGTCTACATCCTGTATATGTACTGAAGAATAACAAATTGGTATTTATTCAAGTATAATTAACTCTAATATCTTGttttttgtattataatactagatttgtttaatttgacGTATTTTTGAGTATGTAGCacataatttgtttaaatcgCGTCATGTCTATTTTTCAGATACACAagttaaattaataatgtatgtgataattcataattatatttattatttatctcAAACTTATGATATATGCAATGAAAATTCGATTTTTTAATccattcattatttttccacatattagttatattcCTAACTTTGATTGATAGATCATATACATGgacatatatacataatataagtggatatttaaaaaaattttttaatatatgataatgatataattagagttattaattgcatatatGATATTGCAGATAattctatataaatactacAATATAAGAttaatggaaattttttgcatcaaatataataaagtAAAAccacaataattattaagaATTCTTATGTATctatatacataaattagattattttatgtttaaaaattgacaaataaaCTCAACATATACAGTATAGATATTCGCATTAACTAACCAAATATTGACATACTACATGATctttttataaattacagATATTTTAATGGTAAAACgtcaatttaataattctcgcgataaatttacaaagaattgtgataatttggaGCAACAATTCAATATGTATATCCACCCCTCAATCTCAGCACAAGGTGTATAACTGCATTATcctatataaaaaaatcatatacCTTTATCTTGTATTCAGATAACTTCTTCCCATTTTTCAACATTTTACCATTGAAAATTAGCCTTTGATGATCTATAGGCATGTTTTGCACCTTGGAAATCTTCTGTTTCAAAGTCAGCACCGTGTCATCTTCACTAACGTCATCCACTGTAATATCTGAGCCTAAATAGGATATGAATTACCCGTTAGAGTTTTCACAGTTAACTTAATGCCCCCGTGTAGTGATATGGATAGACCAAACTTTGAATCCTATgtaaacatatattatactaATAAATGTGAtgttatattcatatttacaGTCAAAAATTAGCTCAAACCAATGTATAACTTACATTTGGagatataatttgtttgttaGATAACATTTTACCCtcattatgtatattaatgtgTGAAATAGGGAGATTAATTTCATCAGAAATAATACGCTTTAGGTCATACACTGTTTTGGGATTATGCACATATATGTTATGATTCCCTAAATAAGTTAAATAGTACCTATTAGCGATTTTATTTCGAAATTCCTACCCAAACCGTGGACGACTATGAAAtcaaatgataaaataagCAGAATCCACATCATAAGCCATGGGGCCATAGTAATATCTGTACCTACGCATATACGCAACATGTGTATGTGTAATTTCAGATGTGTAACATGCACTATACGCAATTTATTTCTCTATAATGTAGGATTTTGATATGCTTATAATTCACAGACTATTAAGgccaattaaaaattacaatcgCACTAATTGTAGACGTTCATTCACTAATGTAACTAATGTATTGAATTCCACAGCTTCTATTGAAAAAAAAACAGCAGTttccaataataatttaaaaaaagAGATTGAAGATTGTAATAAGTCACTCTccaaaaacaatttaattcaaGTACATAAATTTCTAGAAAATATAACTTTTGAACATTTTAAGGAAGAACCAAACTTAGTGTCTAAGTTAGCAATCATTTCTGTAaagaaaaaaattttttctagGCCCTTTTTTGAAATTCTTAACCACGATTCCCATTTGTTAATTCCTAAATTATGTCCAAAGTATCTATCTCTTCTCCTATCATCAATTGCCAattcatataataaatataatgataatattttagtAGGTAAATGTAAAGGGATTAAATACAACAGGATTAACAGATATGAAAAGCTAATATTGCAATCCATTAACTATTTAGACGAatcatcaaaaaataatttcattgatTTCACACCACTGGATCTATCCCTAACGCTTTCTTCCCTGGTTAAACTCAACACTGGTAAATCCAcaacaattgatatttcAAATGGGTTGAATAATTGgttaaatgatttaaacaTAGACAAATATCCAGACAACACATGCCAATCACATCACTTTGGATTAATCGGATTACACAGTAGTAAATTTTCTAGATCATCTGAAATCATACCCAAAATCTTTAAGCACGTAAAAGTAAAGGATATTACACCGAGTATTGCAATATTACTGCTCGGTGCTATGCATAGACACGGTTATAcatcaattaaattatcttttatattaattaacataGCACTGAAGGATGGTAATTTATGGACTAGAGAAATTGTTTGGCTAATTAAACTTCtcaatttacattattcatacaatctaaatcattatatCATAGATATTATCGACTTGCTAAAAAAACATTATGACTGGATGAATATAACACAATTATCATCGGTTACAGCATCTCTTACTCAACTAGGCAATAAACTATCAAATATTCAgccaaataatttgaacCTACCTGACATCATCTTAAAAGAGATAACTTACATTTCAAATCTGTTGTAtggaaatttatctaaaacAAATTACTTGGATGAAAAAGCAAcactaaatttgttaaCATTCATTTCCGAtggaaaaaataaattaactcATAAGATTGCAAAGtttttagataaaaattatagCAAATTAATCCCcttatatacaaaaaggATTATTATCCATACCGTAACAAATAACAAACTAGTTATTATGGGTTATGACATGAGAACTGAACTTTTGTCTAGGATTGACGAATTTTTGCCTTTTGAATTGCTTAAAGTTATCGAAGATATTGAATTATgtgatgaatttgttgaaaGACtccaatataatatttataacaatcaTAACAGCAACATAAAAGTTATAGCTCGTTTATTGTCAACAGCACCACGATTTACCATTCCAATACCCAATTTGAGTGAACTAGAATCCAATATATCACCCACAATAATGGTACATTTATGCCTAGGAATCATCGTCAATGTCAAACTACACACACTTATGAATATGgattttgtcaataataCTATTAAATACTGTATCGATTTGccaatttccaaattttataGTATAAAATCCACGGCCAGATTTATAGGATTTTCTAGCCCACCGGATTTGCCAGATAACCTACCTCTGCTGCTACTAGTAATTTATCACTCCTGTGTGATGTATCAAATGGCCTCacaatgtcatttttatttcagAAAACTGCAGATTTCACTCAATTACGATGATGGCAATTTAGAGGATGACAGGGAAATATTTGGACGGGAAAATGAAGCGCAAAGAAATTATAGTGAAATTGGTAATGATATTGCATGTGGAGTTGTTGAGTGCTTAACTAAATTAAGCAATAAAACATTGATAGTTAAGCGCAGGCATGATGTATTCCACatagatattattttgtacCAGCCTTTCTACaactattaatttattaattcattaatcTGCAAAATCAACATATCAATGCATATGAAGATTGCATTTCACAcgtattttgaattttttatttaaatattatacaagtatatacatattattgCTGGATTCCTGTTAGCaatcaacaattgtttGAAAGGGtctataataaatacaaaaaacTGTATGAACTTCAATGGTGCCCCACTAAGTATATCACCTGCAcatatactattatatGTGCCATATACAGTTCACATCATATAGGCTACTAAAATGAAAGATAAAAACAATACCAACTTTCTGGCTGATTTCCTTACAGGAGGTGTCTCCGCTGCCATATCCAAAACGGCCGTTGCACCCATTGAACGAGTTAAGATGTTGATTCAAACTCAGGATAGTATACCTGATATTAAGTCTGGTAAAGTGCCCAGATATACTGGAATTTTCAACTGTTTTACCAGGGTTATTGCTGAGCAGGGTGCAGGATCGCTATGGCGCGGTAACCTGGCCAATGTTGTGCGGTACTTTCCCACACAAGCCTTCAATTTCGCATTCAAAGATTATTTCAAGAACATATTCCCCAAGTACGATCAGAATAAAGAATTCTTCAAGTTTTTTGGGGCTAATGTGGCGTCTGGAGGTCTAGCGGGCGCAAGTTCGTTACTTATTGTTTACCCACTAGACTTTGCCCGTACTAGGCTTGCGAGCGATGTGGGTAAGGGCAATAATAGAGAATTTACTGGCCTAATAGACTGCCTATTCAAGATAAATAAGAGTACTGGGCCATTATCACTATACAAGGGATTTGGAATATCAGTACAGGGAATTATTGTATACCGTGGTGCATATTTCGGAATGTACGACACAGCCAAATCTATTTTGTTCGGTCTCGATGAAAAATCGGTCAATTTCTTATACAAATGGGGAGTGGCACAAGCAGTGACGGCACTTGCTGGGATATCATCTTACCCTTTTGATACTATAAGAAGAAGAATGATGATGATGTCGGGTAAAAAATCTGGTGCAGAGGTTATGTATACAGGAACCTTGGATTGctttaaaaaaataatgaaaaatgaGGGGGTTTGCGGTTTTTATAAGGGTGCATTGGCAAATGTTCTGCGTGGGGCTGGGGGTGCTCTAGTGTTGGTTTTTTATGACGAATTAAAGAAATTTATCTCTATGGCCACATAGGCGAACAATCATAGCTTACAGAATTTTTTTCGCAAATAAAATGAGTCTGTTTCATTCAtcttaaaattaaattattacagAATTTTATTcgcaaataaatatgtatatagtTTATTAATCTATTTAAGTGTACGTCATACCTGAATTACGAATAAACGACCCCACAACCACATAGGTATCGTTTGTTTCCGCTTGTGCTCTGTGCCctcatttattatatcttCATACATCCGAAAATACATCATGGTTTCATATGATAAAACTAGTATATCATCTGGGACTCATGGTGATAGACCAGAATCATCTAATGATGCTATTCCGTTGACTTCATTTGGCAGGTGGTCTAGATATTGGGATGATCTTCTTGGAAAATGGAAGTGGCCTGTACTTATTTTTACTTTCCTTGGTCTTATAGGTTTAACTGTATTCTCTATTTATAGATTGATTTATAATACGTCGGAACTTGTACATTAACATATAAGGAAAATATCCTAATTTACTTTGGAAAACACACATTATTAGACTCTTGAAATACTGACAAGTGAAATTATAgaatatcatataaatgCAATTCTATTACGTATACTATAGTTATTGATTTAACtttgtaaataatgtttCGGCATTTGGCTAAAAAATGGGGATTTAAAACCATAACACAACCAATAGAGTTGTCCATTTCCAATATCCAACTCTATTATATCTAATTTTACCTCAacataaatttacacattgaTAAGACCGCtaattattcaattcaataatagttattgtcattatatatataatatctaCAGACAAACCGGTGCGTGGTGAAAGCTGGTATATAGGGTATGATTATTTCTTGAGTATGAAAATTAGGTATGTAGGTTTTATTagtgatgaaattattttttaacaGAATTCAAGATTGAACTAGAACAAATTCATAGTTTTTTTAATAGCTTGGGTAACTGAAGCTCTTAAAAAGTTTagttataaaatttcaaaattcaaatagCTACAATGAGATTAAATTGATGGTTATTGAGtatgaaaataaatattagaaaCATTTAATAAGTTTGTGTgtataaaatgtatttgAGTCATGAATTGGTAGATTATACAAAGTACGTACTCGAACAGTAGCAAATGGGTACGGAAATGTTTAATTGTGATgtttacaatttatttaaagtAATACGATAAACATGGTAAATTCTGATAAAAGAGACGACATGAATGAATCTCCAGCTAGTGATGATTATTTGACCTTCGAAAACCAAGGTCACGAACTCAACACTAGGCCAACCACAACTACCAATTCATCATCTGTACCACCAGTTTCAATTCCATCCGCCACTGTAAATGATACTGTAATTACTTCAGCTAGATCTAAGAGGACTAAAGCTGTAATATACATTTCTCTGGGGTGCCTTCTAATTACAGCTATTGTTTGCACATTAGcatttatcattaaaaacACATCCGACAAATGTTCCCTAAGAAAACATCACACTCGAGAGACTAAACTTGATGGGAAAGGTCTAGACTACCAAAGTTTGGttgattttataaatgGCACCGAAGTTTTACCCATCCCTGTCGCCACTGGCTGTCTTTACGACAATGAGTCCATTGCAGATTTCATTGCTTATTCACTAGAAAATGAGAAGACTGATCAGATTAGCCACGAGATTCTTTATTACAATGCCTTTTATAATTTCGCGACCAGGCACAACAAAATATATGCCAACTACGACGAACTTGTTAAGCATTTTTTGGTATTCAGAAGTAACTATCAGATGATTAGAACCCATAATTCCACTGAATCAACCTATAAAATGGAAATAAATAAGTTTGGAGACATGGAatacaatgaatttatcTGTACTAAAAATGATAGTAATACCGGCGGTTCAAGTCTTATCACTGATattgttgattattttaaagGTATGATTACACCTTCTGGTGATAATTCCAAAAAAATACATGGTGATAGCTCTAAACATGGTAAGGAACATGGAGTAGAAGTAAAAGGAGACGAATTTAAATCAGACAAGAGTACGGCATTTAACCTAAAATTTAGTATTGATTATCAGAAAAATGGAATATCTAGCGAAGTTTATGAACAAAACAAATGTGGCGATTCATTTGCCTACGCCATAGCAAGTGCCATTGAGGCTAACTACAAGAAATCATCCAACTTAACATTGTCTCTCGATGCCGAGAGCCTTATTAGTTCCATTCCCACTAGTGAAGCCAACCCCATTAAAGCAATGGAATACGTACTTAAAAATGGCATATCCAAACGAAAGGATGAGTCTAAGGCCGACGTACCCAACGCTGATACTAAGGTTTCCATCAAGAATTACACTAAGGTCGATCAAAATAAGATTTTAGAGACACTTTCTAATGGACCAATAGTAGCCAACATATCTACATCATCTCACATCCAATTCTACAAAAGTGGAGTCTACCCTTGCTTATCCACCGATGGTTCTTACCAAACAGTATTGATTGTTGGCGTTGGTTATGATGATGAAAGCAAAAAGTATTACTGGAAAGCTAAAAATTCCAGGGGAAAAAATTGGGGCAATGAAggttatataaaattggaAGTTAACAATGGTACCAAAGGTTGCAAATTGACTGATGCAATATTTCCTATTGTAAAATAAGTTCTTTATTATTCATTACGTATGAAGTCTTCTCGTGAATTTAACTATATATCTCTTAATTATAACTCTTGATactattataattttactGTATACAGCATAAccaaaattgttttattgAGTTAATAATCAGTAGTTATTTACTAGTAGTAATAATTagaaaattgaaaatgacttataatatattttggtATCATAGCATACTATATTTGagaaataattgattagtatttgtaatatatatagttTTAAATCAGGTTATGGTTGGCGATAGAGTTAGGtactatatattatggAAAATAAgaaaatatcacaaaaaTAGCAAACAATAACATAACACTTATGAATATAACCAAGATTTTAGGTAGCAATGCTGTATTTGTTAAAACCATTAGTAAGCTAATACATAAGTCTGATCGAAAAAACATATGATATTTCATAGAGATTAACGTATTTTATGAGTAATTAGTCAAGattagataaatattcagcgcaaataaatttgtattatgTTACAAATCAGCAgtttacatttatattggtaaatatttatgatatGTGAATGACAATTGTCCATTGGGtagataaatatatttcctAAGATACTTGAGAAAAAACGGAAGTAAACAGACATATTATCACTAGATAaactaattcatttattgataaatgtgTAAGTCCATACCTTAAATAAcgaaaataattattactgGACAATTAACGAATAAGTATACGATTTGGATAAGttaattcaatatataGCGTAGTCTTAATTTGAAACAATAATAAGCAATACTAGGTATCATATTTGGaccaaaaataaaaattattaatcatAAATAGTAGTTTTGTTGAGTAGTGCTTGCCACATATTATTACATCGACTCGGTTGGATTGATTGGTAGATTGGCCAAAACAGAAGCCATGCCCGAAAGTGACGAAAAGAGACTTGCTTCATATGAAGTGATAAAGAAGATCGGTTCCGGCCGCTTTGGCGAAGTTTTTCTAGTAAAGCAAAAGGTTGTGTGTGTGTGTGATTTAGGAATCAGAAAAATTGTTCTGTTGGaaagtgataaattaccaGGAGCTGAGGGAGAAAGAAAAGAGGCAACTGGTCATGGAAGTTAACGTCATGAGGGAACTCAAACATCGCAATATTGTAAGGTATATCGATCGCATGATTGACAAAAAGCACCAGCTTTTATACATTGTTATGGAATATTGCAATGGAGGAGATCTTGCGCATAATATGAAACGATTCCGCAAGTACTACGAGTCGGTGAACGAAAGTGTTATTTTTGACATTGCTAGACAGCTTCTTATGGCCTTGGACTACTGCCACAACCTACAGTCTGGTACCAAATGATTGACTTAGACTATGGGATATCACGAATTTTGCATAGGGATTTGAAGCCGCAAAACATATTCCTAGCTACTGTATCGCCAAACagcaacaaatatatttgtaaaatcgGGGATTTTGGGCTATCTCGCAATTTGGGCCCGGAATCATTTGCACATTCTTGCGTAGGAACCCCCTATTATTGGAGTCCagaattgttattatcagataataaaaaatatgacGATAGGGTTGATATTTGGGCCTTGGGATGCGTTTTATATGAATTTTCATGCGGGCATACCCCTTTTCACGAAGCGACCACGCTCAGCGAATTGGCGCAAAAGGTTAAGGAAGGGGCTCCGTTGCCAATTTCAGGGTACGTAGcatccaaatatattaatgacGTAGCCTTTAGATCCCCAGTTTTTGTTACGCGTTACACTCAATTACATAAATTACTCTACATCTATTGCTCTATTTGTTGCATCAACGGGCGACTGTTGGcgaaatatttattgattatatgcaaatgtttgatatttataccatatgtaaataaagCGAAATAGTTAAATGatcatttgtaattaaaacaatGATGCATTTTTTCTATTCTCTACAtgccaaaatatacataagGAATACCTTAACATCCAAACATATATGATTAATTctttttacaaatatttgtacCGAACATTGAACATTACACGTCCATctgttattttaaataaatgaataccatatatatatatatatatcttcCGTATGgcataattttttcatgtttaaataaatatatattccaatacaattattgACACAGACGCAGCAAGGAGCTAAATTGCCTCCTCCACTTGCTGCTGAGGCAATCGCCTAATGAAAGGCCATCGGCCAGACAATGCCTAGGTCTAAGTATTATCGACAACCCACCTATCTACACCAACTCTAACTCGAGCATTGTGAGTAATAAGAAATTGGAAGACGGTGAAGGagaaattataattgaatCTAGAAGGACGGCCAATAAGCCACAAGAATTTCGGAGGCAATCTCTGAGAATAATATCGCTAAATAAAACCCCGTTTGAGGAAATTTGTCAAGCCAGGAGGGATATGAAGCAATCAGGCAACTATGGCACGCGAATTGATAATATCAAGCAACTGAAAAAAGTTACAGCAATGTCGAACGCATTCACTCATCTGATTTCTGGAAGGAGGCGAAACAGCAGTTGAGACCGACACAATGCGCATTGGAATTCTGGGTGTTATAGCCACAGCTATGTCAACcatatgtaataattaagCCTACAATTTATTCTGTCTAATTGTTGTGTAATTAGTTGTAATTGATAGTCACCTATTCCATAGCCACTACTTCTGTGGATAGTTTGCCATGAAGGACGCCCCCTCACTATATGACGACAGGGCATATAGATTGTGTAGGGATggatattttcaataaattgcCATATATATCCCTCCTGGTCAGTGAGAGAGTCTGGCTTAATCAACGTAAAAATGAGTTTGCTGATGATCAGGAGGAATTTGAGAGAAAATACCTCTACAAGGACCAGAAATCAAACAACAGCATGCTATTAAACCGCGAATACAATTGCGGTGGTGAAGAAATGGCTTTAGATTCCGAAATAACTGATTCAAATACGGCAAATGACATTGGTATTTGCAATACTTCATTGACAAAGCACATTGAACTGGACAACGTCGAATGCTATGAATATGACCCAGAGATATTGGAATCTCCACTAAGCCCAGACGGAGAGTCATTAGGCAGGAGCTCTAAAATAGGCCTAGACGTTTGGAAGTGGAGTCGACACTCTGCCCCCTTGGGCTACACTCCCCCCCTC from the Babesia microti strain RI chromosome I, complete genome genome contains:
- a CDS encoding Cysteine proteinase (overlaps_old_locusTagID:BBM_I02595), translated to MVNSDKRDDMNESPASDDYLTFENQGHELNTRPTTTTNSSSVPPVSIPSATVNDTVITSARSKRTKAVIYISLGCLLITAIVCTLAFIIKNTSDKCSLRKHHTRETKLDGKGLDYQSLVDFINGTEVLPIPVATGCLYDNESIADFIAYSLENEKTDQISHEILYYNAFYNFATRHNKIYANYDELVKHFLVFRSNYQMIRTHNSTESTYKMEINKFGDMEYNEFICTKNDSNTGGSSLITDIVDYFKGMITPSGDNSKKIHGDSSKHGKEHGVEVKGDEFKSDKSTAFNLKFSIDYQKNGISSEVYEQNKCGDSFAYAIASAIEANYKKSSNLTLSLDAESLISSIPTSEANPIKAMEYVLKNGISKRKDESKADVPNADTKVSIKNYTKVDQNKILETLSNGPIVANISTSSHIQFYKSGVYPCLSTDGSYQTVLIVGVGYDDESKKYYWKAKNSRGKNWGNEGYIKLEVNNGTKGCKLTDAIFPIVK
- a CDS encoding dynamin GTPase (overlaps_old_locusTagID:BBM_I02575); translation: MDEIITVAQRVQGALTWLGEIDLHLPHIAVVGAQSVGKSSVLEALVGRSFLPKGIGIVTQRPLILQLRHDASGREFGEFAHCRGKIFENFSNIREEIKKETIRVTGKSKNVSPIPIYLKISSPKVVDLTLIDLPGITKVPIGDQSNDIETKIREMILEYISKPNCIILALSAANTDLATSDSLKLAREVDPDGNRTIGVITKCDTLEDGKAALDALLGQVYRLDKGFVGVVCKGEESDDLSLSLINEQKFFSTHPVYSNLGGKCGIKYLASLLNKILLQYIRDSLPIIKTKIIATIQEKEAELFTLGGFTHFSSDKPAECILHYFSKFSHTLKDTIQGKISPKHLTNQLFGGARIYFIFNDSFLKTINSFEPLTGLDDLEIRAAIRNSTGPCPALFVPEIAFENLVKRQIRLLELPSLQCVDQVYDEMLNLVDSCYIPELTRLVNMRLKILDVIKNFLHSCVEPTKHMIRNYLAVELSYINTNHPDFLRNSAILEAYNGERVPVKNDKNDKLTTRVESMRQNSFMGYSDSFKGNYSRANGSISSGSTDDKSKQVARKLWLPDIPRSVVCGNDPSERDVVEAELIKALIESYFCIVRKSVADFVPKCIMHFMVNKATECVQQELITTLYKPELFKDLMTESQDIINARNKCQSFLESLKQALSDINNVI
- a CDS encoding Polyubiquitin-B (overlaps_old_locusTagID:BBM_I02580) → MLRICVGTDITMAPWLMMWILLILSFDFIVVHGLGRNFEIKSLIGNHNIYVHNPKTVYDLKRIISDEINLPISHINIHNEGKMLSNKQIISPNDSKFGLSISLHGGIKLTVKTLTGSDITVDDVSEDDTVLTLKQKISKVQNMPIDHQRLIFNGKMLKNGKKLSEYKIKDNAVIHLVLRLRGGYTY
- a CDS encoding hypothetical protein (overlaps_old_locusTagID:BBM_I02585); the encoded protein is MLIIHRLLRPIKNYNRTNCRRSFTNVTNVLNSTASIEKKTAVSNNNLKKEIEDCNKSLSKNNLIQVHKFLENITFEHFKEEPNLVSKLAIISVKKKIFSRPFFEILNHDSHLLIPKLCPKYLSLLLSSIANSYNKYNDNILVGKCKGIKYNRINRYEKLILQSINYLDESSKNNFIDFTPLDLSLTLSSLVKLNTGKSTTIDISNGLNNWLNDLNIDKYPDNTCQSHHFGLIGLHSSKFSRSSEIIPKIFKHVKVKDITPSIAILLLGAMHRHGYTSIKLSFILINIALKDGNLWTREIVWLIKLLNLHYSYNLNHYIIDIIDLLKKHYDWMNITQLSSVTASLTQLGNKLSNIQPNNLNLPDIILKEITYISNLLYGNLSKTNYLDEKATLNLLTFISDGKNKLTHKIAKFLDKNYSKLIPLYTKRIIIHTVTNNKLVIMGYDMRTELLSRIDEFLPFELLKVIEDIELCDEFVERLQYNIYNNHNSNIKVIARLLSTAPRFTIPIPNLSELESNISPTIMVHLCLGIIVNVKLHTLMNMDFVNNTIKYCIDLPISKFYSIKSTARFIGFSSPPDLPDNLPLLLLVIYHSCVMYQMASQCHFYFRKLQISLNYDDGNLEDDREIFGRENEAQRNYSEIGNDIACGVVECLTKLSNKTLIVKRRHDVFHIDIILYQPFYNY
- a CDS encoding solute carrier family 25 (mitochondrial carrier, adenine nucleotide) (overlaps_old_locusTagID:BBM_I02590), which encodes MKDKNNTNFLADFLTGGVSAAISKTAVAPIERVKMLIQTQDSIPDIKSGKVPRYTGIFNCFTRVIAEQGAGSLWRGNLANVVRYFPTQAFNFAFKDYFKNIFPKYDQNKEFFKFFGANVASGGLAGASSLLIVYPLDFARTRLASDVGKGNNREFTGLIDCLFKINKSTGPLSLYKGFGISVQGIIVYRGAYFGMYDTAKSILFGLDEKSVNFLYKWGVAQAVTALAGISSYPFDTIRRRMMMMSGKKSGAEVMYTGTLDCFKKIMKNEGVCGFYKGALANVLRGAGGALVLVFYDELKKFISMAT
- a CDS encoding Protein tyrosine kinase (overlaps_old_locusTagID:BBM_I02600) translates to MPESDEKRLASYEVIKKIGSGRFGEVFLVKQKESEKLFCWKVINYQELREKEKRQLVMEVNVMRELKHRNIVRYIDRMIDKKHQLLYIVMEYCNGGDLAHNMKRFRKYYESVNESVIFDIARQLLMALDYCHNLQSDYGISRILHRDLKPQNIFLATVSPNSNKYICKIGDFGLSRNLGPESFAHSCVGTPYYWSPELLLSDNKKYDDRVDIWALGCVLYEFSCGHTPFHEATTLSELAQKVKEGAPLPISGRSKELNCLLHLLLRQSPNERPSARQCLGLSIIDNPPIYTNSNSSIVSNKKLEDGEGEIIIESRRTANKPQEFRRQSLRIISLNKTPFEEICQARRDMKQSGNYGTRIDNIKQLKKVTAMSNAFTHLISGRRRNSS